The genomic window GATCCGTTTGACGCATCCCAAACCGGATGAGCTGGCTGAATTCCTGCAGCCGCGCGCGCCCCGGCAGGCGGAAATCATCCTGCGTCTCGCTGCACAAAATTCCATGTCAGTCCGCCGTCTGGAAAAAGCCATGGGAATCAGTATTTATTCACCGCTGAAAACCCTGCGCCAGAAGGGGCTGGTGCGCATGGAACTGTCTCTGCCCGGACCCAAAGCGCGCATCAAATATGAAGTCATTGTTAAACTTTCATCCGATATTTCCTACGATGATATGGGCGGGATCATACATGATCTTCATAGCCAGGCGCCAAAACAGGCGCAGGTGCTGGAATGCCTGATGGCCATGGAGGTACATGAACTGGCGCGCAGCGATCTGTATCAGGCGACAGGTGTCAACCGGTCCAGCCTCAAATCTTTGCTTGAAAAAGGATATATCAGCGAAGAAAAACGCGAAGTACTGCGCGATTATTACGACCAAATGCAGGTAGAAAAGCCGGTCGACCTGACTCTGAATTCAGACCAACAGCAGAGTCTAAGCACTCTGAAATCAGCCCTGGACACCGGATCGTTTCAGACTCTACTGCTTTACGGCGTCACCGGAAGCGGCAAGACCCAGGTTTACATTGAAGCCCTGCATCACGCGCTAAAGAAGGGCAAGACCGCCATCGTGATGGTGCCCGAGATCGCCCTGACACCCCAGACGGTTCGGCGTTTTCGCGCCCATTTCGGCGACAAGGTGGCCGTGTTTCACAGCCGAATGTCCGCCGGCGAACGCTACGATTCCTGGCGCAAAACCTGGGAAGGCGAACATACTGTGGTGATCGGACCGCGTTCGGCAATTTTTGCGCCGCTGCGCAACGTGGGACTCATTGTGATCGATGAAGAGCATGAACCGTCGTACAAACAGACCGATCAGTCGCCGCGCTATCATGCCCGCGATGTGGCGGTGATGCGGGCGGTGCTTGAAAACGCGGTGTGCTTGCTCGGCTCCGCCACACCGTCCGTGGAATCGTATTATAATGTGCATTCCGGAAAATATAATCTGCTGCAACTGCCGCAGCGCATCGACAATGTGCCCATGCCCGAGGTGCGCATTGTGGATATGAAACGCGAACCGCGCATCATCGGCCGCACCGATCCGATTATTTTTTCCCGTATGCTGCGTGAAAAAATTGAAGAAAAACTGAACAAGGGCGAACAGATTATTCTCTTCCTGAACCGGCGCGGATTCGCCACTTTGTTCAAATGCAAAGACTGCGGCTACCTGGCCAAATGCGAACACTGCGACATTACTCTGACGTACCATCTTCGCGGCCAGCTGCTGAAATGCCATTACTGCGGCTATACTCGCAAGTCGCCGGACACCTGTCCCGAATGCAACGGCACCGACGTGTTTCTGCGCGGCATCGGCACGCAGCGCGTGGAAGAGGAGCTGCACACCCTGTTTCCGGGCGTCGACTGTCTGCGTATGGACGTGGACACCACACGCGGCCGCCGGGCGCATGACAAGGTGCTGGCGCGATTCGCGTCCGGACAATATCCCATCCTGCTCGGCACCCAGATGGTAGCCAAAGGACTGGATTTTCCCAATGTCACGCTGGTCGGAGTGATTTCAGCAGACACCGAGCTGCTGTTCCCCGATTTCCGCTCGGCTGAACGCACGTTTCAGCTTTTAACCCAGGTGGCGGGACGGGCCGGACGCAAGGACAAACTGGGTCAAGTGATCATCCAGACATTTTCCCCGGATCATTACAGTCTGCAATATGCCAAAAAACACGATTACGACAATTTTTTCAAATCCGAATTATTTGACCGTCGTAAACTCAATTACCCGCCCTATAGCCGCGTGATCAACGTCCTGTTCCGCGGTGAAGACGAGGCCAAAGTCGAGCAAACCGCTGTTCGAGTTGCAGAATATATACCAGCGCACGAGTCTTTCCGTATGCTGGGTCCGGCGCCGGCGCCGCTGTCCAGGATTCAGAACAACTATCGCTGGCAGATCCTGCTTATGGGAGAAAAGGAAAAAGACGCGTCCGGACGCATCATGAAACAGTCCCTGAAAACCGGACTGGAGACGTTTCATAAAAATCAGCGCCGGTCCAACGTCAGCATTGCTGTGGACGTGGACCCGAGTTCTATTTTATAAGCCGGCCCCGCCAATTGCTGTGTTATATTCTGTGTATATATCAAGCTACGACTTTTCCGGATCTTTGTCGTACAGCTCGCCTGCTGTGCGACAAATGGGAGGGGCAGGATGCAGCCTTTTTCAGGAATTTGCCGCGACCACTCGTCGCACAATCGGGGAATTGTACGACGAGGTCTGGTTTGGAGAGCATCATCCGTGATGCTGCCGTGCAGGGCCTGCCCGGAGAGCCCGGTTGCCCGTCCAGCACCTGCCCCGAACATTCGCAGCACAACAAAAAGCAGTTGTACTACGAAATCCTGTTTTGAATTCCGGGATTCAGCCGCGAATCACACGAGAGGGGTATGAGCAATATGTGTTGCGAGCGGACAGATGTCCCGGTTCCTTGTGCACCCCGGATCGATATCCGGGGCGATCTTTTTTTACCTTTTTGAAATAGCAATAGCAGACCGTCTAGCTGCCCGGTCTATTGGTTCGCAAATCGTATTTTCCCCATTGCACAAAAAACTTTGTTTATTGTCTCCTTTCGCACGCGCCCTGACGCCCCGACTCTGTCCCCAATCCCGAATATCCACTTGTCCAAAAGTGGGCGCGGATATTAATTTTCGCGCCATCCACCATTGATCACCGATTTTGACAGTAATGACCGGCAGGTTTCATCAGAATGGGTGGCAGATTCGTTCCCGAACATCCAATCAAAGAACACAAAAGACAGCTTCGCAGTGATCGTACATCAAGTCATTTTATTATGGTTAATCAATTCAGATTGATTTTTTTCAATTTGGCATATATGCTTCTGCATTATTTCAGAAAATGACATCTGAAAAATACCAGTTTTGCCACAGCTGATTTCAATACGATTCGTCTCAAAATCATCAAAATTGCCGGCCAAATCAAAAAGTTATCCCCCTTTCATATTCGAATACCAGCTATAATTGCGGATCAAATGCTGCCCCTTATTCGGTATGTGCTGCGTCACCTCCGGCAGAAACTCCAGCGGTTCAAATACCTGGAAATTGCGTGACACCAATGTTGAGTAATGTTGATTAATGTCGAAAACAGTTTTTCACCGTTTTTAACTTTAATTGTGAATAAATGGCATTTATATTGAACTCGAATTTAATAGTCTCAAACTATTTCAATTTATTTTGAGGTGATCCTATGAACCGATTTCTTTCTTGTTCCATTATGGTCGCAGTTATGTTTTTTTGTACTGGATTAATATTTGGACAGGGCACTTTAAAGGGCGTTGTGATTGATTCGTCATCGGAAAGCGTGTTGCCCGGGGCCAATGTCTATTTTGAGGGTATGGCTTTTGGCGCCGCTGCGGATATAGACGGGGAGTATCGCGTCACCAACATTCCTCCCGGAACCTATCAGGTAAAGGTGTCTTATATTGGCTATTTAACCAAGTCTTACACCGTTCAGATTCAGCAGAATCAGACCGCTGTGCTCAATGCTGAACTGACGTATGAAACAATTCAGGGACAAATGGTGACCGTGACGGCACAGGCTGAAGGTCAGGTGGCGGCCATCAACCAGCAGATCACTTCGAATACTATTATCAATGTTATTTCCGAAGAAAAAATTCAGGAGCTCCCGGATGCCAATGCCGCTGAAGCGATTGGCCGGTTGCCGGGGATATCATTGCAGAGAAGCGGCGGGGAAGCGAACATGGTCCTGATTCGAGGGATGCAGGCAAAATTTTCCCCGGTCACGGTCGATGGTGTACGTATCCCCTCGACAGAAGAGAACAGCCGGGGCGTGGATTTAAGCACCCTTTCCCAGAGCTCTCTGGCCGGTATCGAACTCTACAAAGCCGTTACGCCGGATATGGATGGCGACGCTTTATCCGGAACCATTAACCTGGTGACAAAAAAGGCGCCGGAAGAACGGCTTTTAAGAACCACTATTAAAGGAAATTATAATGAATTAACGAATTCCGCAAATCAATATGATCTTTCATTTCGTTACGGGGAACGTTTTTTTAATGACATACTCGGTGTTCAGTTGTCAGGCAATCTCGATAAAAAAATCAGAAGCAATGAGAGCATTCGTGTCAGCGGTTCCCGATGGGAAGAACCGCTTCAGGAAATCGTGATGGAAAATTTTGATGTCCAATATGTCGATGAAATCCGTTCGCGAAATGGCCTGAGTCTGTTATTGGATGTCAATACACCGGATGGCGGTTCGATAAGATTTAATAATGTGTATGGCGGCACCCAAAGAGATTATTTGACGCATCGCAAAGATTATCCGTTGAACGGAGATCAAACCACGTATGATTACCGCCAGCGTGAGCAGAATATCAATACCTTTAACAGTTCGATTCACGGGGACAATCATCTTTTGGGACTGGACATCAATTGGGGTGTCTCCTACGCAGAGTCAAAATCCGATTATCCGTTTGATTATCAATTGATATTTTATGAGATTAACGGCATGCAGGCCCCGTATCCTCTCGTTTATGACTATGATGATGTTCCGAATAAAGTGATTCCTCTCGCAAGAAATAATTTTACTGAAGCCTGGCAAGCCTGGGGATATTACCGGAATCAGGATAACGTTGAAAAGGAACTCACCTCTTTCATTAATATTGCCAAATCGTACAGGTTCTCAAACAATATCACCGGTGAGCTAAAAGTCGGCGCAAAATTCAAAAACAGAAAGCGCACCAATAAAACATCGGAAGATTTCTCGCCCTATTATCTGGATGGACAATGGAAGTTTGACGAGTTAGCGCCGGATGGAAGTGTCAGGCCAAAGGATTTTACCGGAACTTACTTTGAAGACTGGTTCAATGCCGGAGCGAATGGCGGAGCCATGCCGCTGGAACATTTTTTCTCGGATGTCGAAACAAGGGATGTTTACGATGATTATAAATTATCACCAATCGTGGATAAAAAACGCTTGAAACAGTGGCATGAACTCAATAAAAACGGTGTCGATCCCACAGGCAACCGGAAAGAAGTATGGGGCAATCCGCTTACTCGCGTGAATGATTATGATATTGAAGAAAAAGTGAATGCTTTTTATATCATGAACACCCTGAAACTGGGGCCGCAAGTTACGTTTACCAGTGGATTGCGGTCCGAGTATGAGAATAACGACTATCTGGGGTACTATATGAAATCCAGAGTCGGCGGATTTCCACTGGCTGAAAACGTGTTGTTTGACACCACATCCACAGCTGACCAATTGGTTCTCCTGCCCAATTTTCATTTGGCCTATGAACCCACGGATTATTTAAAAATTCGGCTGGCTTCTTATAAAGCATTGGCCAGGCCGGATTTTAACATGCGTATCGACCGATATGTGGGTGGAAGAGGCGCCGTGATGGGATCTCCCTTTAATGTGCAGGTCGGGAATATCAATTTAAAAACAGCCAAAGCCTGGAATTATGAAATTAATACTTCTGTCTATCAAAATAATCTGGGTCTGGTCTCCCTGTCAGCCTATTACAAGGAAATTGAAAACATGTACCATATGCTAAGTCAATTCGGCACATCGGGTGAAGATGCGCTGCAATTCTTTGGCAGCAACTGGAAGAGCAATATGGGCAATGTATCTTATGATTTGTCGATTCCTTACAATTCCAATAAACCCACCAAAGTGTGGGGCGTTGAGTTTGAACATCAGATTAATTTCCATTTTTTGCCGAGCTATCTCAGCGGCATCGTACTGTCTTATAATGCATCTGCAGTCCGTTCGGAAACCCAGCTTTATGTGCCGCAATTGGATTCAGTTTTTGTCGATCCTCCAGGGCCCATTGGCGGCGTATGGAAATATTCTAATTCTTTAAAAGAAACGATGACCAAGCTGGAAGGTCAGCCTGAATTCTTTTACAATATTGCTTTGGGGTATGATATCGGCGGTTTTTCAGGCCGGGTGTCTGTTTTCCATCAGGCGGAATACAACAATTCCATCGTGTCCAAAGATTACAGGATCAACCTGGCGTTCACACGTGTGGATATCGCATTAAGACAGCGTATTAATGACAGTTTTTCAGTATTTTTCAATGTGAACAATCTCACGAATTTTGAAGATGCCATTGATCGTAAATATGGCGAATATGATCTTCGAAAGTTCAGCAACAGTGAGAGATACGGAAGGACCATCGATTTGGGGGTCATTGCGGAATTATAAACAGTGATTGATTTTTAATCCAAAAGAAAATAAACCAGGCACTAATCAATAAAGGGAAAGGAGGAATAAAATTAAAAAACACATAAATTATTTTATTCATTAAAAAAAAGGAGATCTGAGAGTTCATTACAAAACACTGAAAAGGTTTTATTCATTAACTGGAGGAAATTGAAATGCAAAACGGCAAAATGATTATCATTTTTATGCTCATGGTATCCGCATCTTTGTTCGCACAGGATGTGGTTGTGCTTGAACCATCCGACGGCAGCGCAGGCACCTTTCTCAACGAGCAGATTGTTGCCGACACAACGGCCACCGGTGGTTTACTGCCAAATCGTGTCTACGAACTGCAAAGAGGTGAGGTTTATCTTGTCAATGCTACTCTGAGGATGGCACAACCCGGCGAAACCCTTCGTTTGCGCGCTCAGGATGGCGACGGCCCATTGCCGGAAGTTTATATGTGGGAAACAGGCACAGGTGATAATCCTGAACGTCCTCCCGGATATTTCATTCGTACACAAGGTGGCGATCTTGAACTAACAAATATCGCTATCTCTGGTTATTATGAGTATGAACCGGAAAAATTGGACAACATTCAGGGCGGTCTGCTTAGAAATGATGTTGAAGGTGCCTCTTTCTTCTTGGACGGTTGTATTTTCAAAAGTGTCAGAGGTCAGGTCATGCGAGTCAACAAGAACGCGGTGACTGTCAGTGTGACCAATTGTATCTTCGCGGATCTTGGATATTTGCTCACCTCTAATTTGGGCGCCGGCAAAGGGATTGATTTGCGCGAAAGCGAAATCGTTGAATTTATCATGGAAAACAATACGTTTGTCAATTATCAGGACCGAGTGGTTCGTCATTACAATTGGGGAGATCCTCTCGAAGGTACCGGCCTGATTCATAAAGGGCGTATTAATCACAATACCATCGTGAATGGCATGGGCTATCATGGCCTGCTTTCTCTCGGTAATGTAGGCGCTTCCATGCAAATCACCAACAATTTGTTTATCGATGCCTTTGGCCTGGGTGAAGATTCCACAGATGCTTCCCGTGCGGCTGAATGGGCCAACACCGGTGAAGTTTATGCAAACGGCAACAACAAGATTACCTGGATTTTCAGTGCTCCCAATGATGTCACCCAGTGGGATATCAGCAATAACTACTTTGCTATCAGTGATTCGGGTCAGGCTTTCCTGGATGACTTTGATTTTGGTCCGGCGCCTCGGCTGTCGGATCACATTAAAGGCAAATTAGGCGCTGCTGCCGCGGATGCTTTTACACAAATCGACATTCAACTTTCCGATATACCCGATATGATGACCAATTTAATGCGCTGGTATGAAGATCCAAATGGCGGCAACAAGTCCAAAGTCACGGATAATTTTGACAAGACCACGGATGATATGGACCGTCAAACACTGGTTTATTATCGCGACACATTCGACTGTTCCTATGCCACAGGATCGGCTGCCTATACAGGCGCAGAAAACGATTATCCGGCAGGTGATCTGAACTGGTTCCCGGATAAAAAAGCTGAATGGGAAAGCGATATTACCGTTTCCGTAAAAGACTCAAGATCCATGCCGGAACAATTCATACTGAAAAATAATTATCCAAATCCATTCAATCCATCAACGAAAATCAGCTTTAATCTGCCTAAATCAGATATGGCAACTTTAAGCGTATACAATATGCTGGGACAACATGTTGCCACTCTGATCAATGAAAGATTGGATGCCGGATATCATGAATTCAATTTTGACGCATCATCACTTTCCAATGGCGTTTATTTTTACAAATTGGTATGTGGTGATTTTACAAGTGTTAAAAAGATGATGCTAATCAAATAAGTTGCATGTTCTTTCTTTGTCCAAAATGACCAAGCCTGGGAGTGCCGTTTATTGGACACTCTCAGGTTTTTTATATACGCCAGGTTGTTGAACTCTATGAGTCGCAAAGAAAATTTTGAACCTGTATTTGCCAGTACAATCAAGGATAAATTCTATGAAAAAGGAATCCGGTCTCTTTAATTTTCGCCTGCTTTTGCTTTTTGTATTATTCGGTGTCATTATTATTTCCTGTCAGGCGCCGCCTGATTCCAGGGCAGGTTGGCATCAACTTCCCGCCATCTTGAATCAAATCGTTGCCCCTGAATTTCCCAATCAGGAATTCGTAATCTTTGATTTTGGCGCTCAAGGAGATGGCGTTACTGATTGTACGGAAGCATTCCGTAAAGCTATAAATGCTTGTCATGTTGCGGGTGGGGGCCGAGTACGTATTCCTGCTGATGTCTTTTTAACAGGCGCCATTCATTTGAAAAGCAATGTCAATTTACATATTGAAAAAGGCGCGACGGTATTATTTCACCAAGATATCAATAAATATCTGCCTGTGGTGTTTACACGGTTTGAAGGTGTTGAGTTGATGAACTTTTCTCCTTTTATATATGCCCACAATCAGGAAAATATCGCAATCAGCGGAGAAGGCATTTTAGATGGAAACTCAGACAGCACAGCATGGTGGCCGTGGGCTGGTAAGACATTATACGGGTGGAAAGAGGGAATGCCATGCCAACGACAGGATCGTGACAGTTTGTTTGAAATGGCTGAAAAGGGTATTGCGGTTGAACAAAGGATTTTTGGAAATAATCACTATCTGAGGCCCAAATTTATTCAGTTTTATCAATGCAAGAACATTCTTATTGAAGGCAATTTACTGAATCATGTGACTGA from candidate division KSB1 bacterium includes these protein-coding regions:
- the priA gene encoding primosomal protein N' → MPNNTPKPFAQVVFPVAVQRAFTYIVPERFYEDALPGVRVLCPFGPRKTTGFVIDRVDTTDVPKTKLKEIEEVLDPVPLFTPAVLQTAKWIADYYLCGWGEALKAALPPGINIDSERLIRLTHPKPDELAEFLQPRAPRQAEIILRLAAQNSMSVRRLEKAMGISIYSPLKTLRQKGLVRMELSLPGPKARIKYEVIVKLSSDISYDDMGGIIHDLHSQAPKQAQVLECLMAMEVHELARSDLYQATGVNRSSLKSLLEKGYISEEKREVLRDYYDQMQVEKPVDLTLNSDQQQSLSTLKSALDTGSFQTLLLYGVTGSGKTQVYIEALHHALKKGKTAIVMVPEIALTPQTVRRFRAHFGDKVAVFHSRMSAGERYDSWRKTWEGEHTVVIGPRSAIFAPLRNVGLIVIDEEHEPSYKQTDQSPRYHARDVAVMRAVLENAVCLLGSATPSVESYYNVHSGKYNLLQLPQRIDNVPMPEVRIVDMKREPRIIGRTDPIIFSRMLREKIEEKLNKGEQIILFLNRRGFATLFKCKDCGYLAKCEHCDITLTYHLRGQLLKCHYCGYTRKSPDTCPECNGTDVFLRGIGTQRVEEELHTLFPGVDCLRMDVDTTRGRRAHDKVLARFASGQYPILLGTQMVAKGLDFPNVTLVGVISADTELLFPDFRSAERTFQLLTQVAGRAGRKDKLGQVIIQTFSPDHYSLQYAKKHDYDNFFKSELFDRRKLNYPPYSRVINVLFRGEDEAKVEQTAVRVAEYIPAHESFRMLGPAPAPLSRIQNNYRWQILLMGEKEKDASGRIMKQSLKTGLETFHKNQRRSNVSIAVDVDPSSIL
- a CDS encoding TonB-dependent receptor yields the protein MFFCTGLIFGQGTLKGVVIDSSSESVLPGANVYFEGMAFGAAADIDGEYRVTNIPPGTYQVKVSYIGYLTKSYTVQIQQNQTAVLNAELTYETIQGQMVTVTAQAEGQVAAINQQITSNTIINVISEEKIQELPDANAAEAIGRLPGISLQRSGGEANMVLIRGMQAKFSPVTVDGVRIPSTEENSRGVDLSTLSQSSLAGIELYKAVTPDMDGDALSGTINLVTKKAPEERLLRTTIKGNYNELTNSANQYDLSFRYGERFFNDILGVQLSGNLDKKIRSNESIRVSGSRWEEPLQEIVMENFDVQYVDEIRSRNGLSLLLDVNTPDGGSIRFNNVYGGTQRDYLTHRKDYPLNGDQTTYDYRQREQNINTFNSSIHGDNHLLGLDINWGVSYAESKSDYPFDYQLIFYEINGMQAPYPLVYDYDDVPNKVIPLARNNFTEAWQAWGYYRNQDNVEKELTSFINIAKSYRFSNNITGELKVGAKFKNRKRTNKTSEDFSPYYLDGQWKFDELAPDGSVRPKDFTGTYFEDWFNAGANGGAMPLEHFFSDVETRDVYDDYKLSPIVDKKRLKQWHELNKNGVDPTGNRKEVWGNPLTRVNDYDIEEKVNAFYIMNTLKLGPQVTFTSGLRSEYENNDYLGYYMKSRVGGFPLAENVLFDTTSTADQLVLLPNFHLAYEPTDYLKIRLASYKALARPDFNMRIDRYVGGRGAVMGSPFNVQVGNINLKTAKAWNYEINTSVYQNNLGLVSLSAYYKEIENMYHMLSQFGTSGEDALQFFGSNWKSNMGNVSYDLSIPYNSNKPTKVWGVEFEHQINFHFLPSYLSGIVLSYNASAVRSETQLYVPQLDSVFVDPPGPIGGVWKYSNSLKETMTKLEGQPEFFYNIALGYDIGGFSGRVSVFHQAEYNNSIVSKDYRINLAFTRVDIALRQRINDSFSVFFNVNNLTNFEDAIDRKYGEYDLRKFSNSERYGRTIDLGVIAEL
- a CDS encoding glycosyl hydrolase family 28-related protein gives rise to the protein MKKESGLFNFRLLLLFVLFGVIIISCQAPPDSRAGWHQLPAILNQIVAPEFPNQEFVIFDFGAQGDGVTDCTEAFRKAINACHVAGGGRVRIPADVFLTGAIHLKSNVNLHIEKGATVLFHQDINKYLPVVFTRFEGVELMNFSPFIYAHNQENIAISGEGILDGNSDSTAWWPWAGKTLYGWKEGMPCQRQDRDSLFEMAEKGIAVEQRIFGNNHYLRPKFIQFYQCKNILIEGNLLNHVTDLHLEDVTINGI
- a CDS encoding T9SS type A sorting domain-containing protein, whose amino-acid sequence is MQNGKMIIIFMLMVSASLFAQDVVVLEPSDGSAGTFLNEQIVADTTATGGLLPNRVYELQRGEVYLVNATLRMAQPGETLRLRAQDGDGPLPEVYMWETGTGDNPERPPGYFIRTQGGDLELTNIAISGYYEYEPEKLDNIQGGLLRNDVEGASFFLDGCIFKSVRGQVMRVNKNAVTVSVTNCIFADLGYLLTSNLGAGKGIDLRESEIVEFIMENNTFVNYQDRVVRHYNWGDPLEGTGLIHKGRINHNTIVNGMGYHGLLSLGNVGASMQITNNLFIDAFGLGEDSTDASRAAEWANTGEVYANGNNKITWIFSAPNDVTQWDISNNYFAISDSGQAFLDDFDFGPAPRLSDHIKGKLGAAAADAFTQIDIQLSDIPDMMTNLMRWYEDPNGGNKSKVTDNFDKTTDDMDRQTLVYYRDTFDCSYATGSAAYTGAENDYPAGDLNWFPDKKAEWESDITVSVKDSRSMPEQFILKNNYPNPFNPSTKISFNLPKSDMATLSVYNMLGQHVATLINERLDAGYHEFNFDASSLSNGVYFYKLVCGDFTSVKKMMLIK